The Nocardia vinacea genome contains the following window.
GCGATTACGACCCGATGCTGTCGAAGGTCATCGTGCACGCCGCCGATCGCCCGACCGCACTCGCGAAACTCGATCGGGCACTGAGCGATACCGTCCTGCTCGGCGTCACCAGCAATATCGAGTTCCTGCGCTTTCTGCTGGCCGACCAGGATGTGGCCGCGGGGAAGCTCGATACCGGCCTGCTGGATCGCCGCGTCGGCGACTTCCGACCCGCCGCGGTCGGGGATGACGAATTCATCGCTGCCGCTGCCTATCACTGGGTGCGACGCTGGCCGGTCGGGCCGAGCGATCCGTGGGATATCCCGTCCGGGTGGCGCATCGGCACACCCGCGCCGACCACCATCAGGCTCGCCGGCGGTGACCGCACCGAGCACGTTTACCTGACCGGCGCTCCCGATGCCGCGGAGGTGCATCTCAACAGCAGCGAATCAGTCTCGCTCACTGCTGATTTCACCGGCGGAAGGCTGGTCCTGACATTGGACGGTCTGCGCCGGGAGTTCCGCGTCGTGGAACACGACGGTCAGCTCTGGGTGGCTGGACCGTCCGGTGTCGCGGTGCTGCGCGAGGTGGCCGAGATGAATGTCCGCGGCGGCGCCGAACACGTCGGTGACGCCGAAATCCGCAGTCCCATGCCGGGTTCGGTGATCGCGGTACCGGTTGCCGACGGTGCCATCGTTGCGGTGGGGGCCCCGGTCGTCGTGGTCGAGGCCATGAAGATGGAGCACACGCTCACCGCACCGGTCGCGGGCACCGTCGAAGTCCTGGTCGAGCCGGGTGCCCAGGTCCGCCTCGACCAGCCGCTGGTGCGCATCGCCGCGGCTGCCACCGAACCCGAAACCGCCGAGCGAGAAGGAACTTCCGCATGAGTGATTTTCTGTCCACCGGCACACTGCCCGAGGACTATCGCGACCTGGCACTGACCGTGCGCGATTTTGCCAAGTCGGTGGTCGCCCCGGTAGCCGCCGAACACGATGCGAACCATACGTTTCCGTACGAGGTCGTCGCGGGCATGGCCGATATGGGTCTGTTCGGCCTGCCGTTCCCGGAGGAGTACGGCGGTATGGGCGGAGACTACTTCGCGCTGTGCCTGGCGCTGGAGGAGCTCGGCAAGGTCGATCAAAGTGTGGCGATCACCCTGGAGGCCGGTGTCTCGCTGGGCGCCATGCCCATCTACCGCTTCGGCAACGATAAGCAGAAGCAGGAATGGCTGCCGCAGTTGACAAGTGGCCGCAATCTCGCCGCCTTCGGCCTCACCGAACCCGGTGCGGGCAGCGATGCGGGCGGCACCAGGACCACCGCGGTCGCCGACAGCGGCGAATGGGTCATCAATGGCAGCAAGCAGTTCATCACCAACTCCGGCACCGATATCACCAAACTGGTGACGGTGACCGCGGTGACGGGACAGTCGGGCGGTAAGAAGGAGATCTCGACCATCCTCGTACCCACCGACACCCCCGGCTTCGTGGCCGAACCCGCCTACAACAAGGTCGGCTGGAATGCCTCGGATACGCATCCGCTGAGCTTCACCGACGTCCGGGTGCCGGAGGAGAATCTGCTCGGCGAGCGCGGTCGCGGCTACGCCAACTTCCTGCGCATTCTCGACGAGGGCCGCATCGCCATCGCGGCGCTGTCGGTGGGAGCGGCTCAGGGCTGTGTCGACGAGAGCGTGCGCTACGCCAAGGAGCGCGAGGCCTTCGGCCAGGCCATCGGCCGTAACCAGGCCATCGCCTTCAAGATCGCCCGCATGGAGGCGCGCGCCCACACCGCGCGTACCGCGTACTACGACGCCGCCGCACTCATGCTGGCGGGTAAACCTTTCAAGAAGGAAGCCTCCATCGCGAAGCTGGTGGCCAGCGAGGCGGCCATGGACAACTCCCGCGACGCCACTCAGATCTTCGGCGGCTACGGCTTCATGAACGAATACGCTGTGGCCAGGCACTATCGCGACAGCAAGATCCTGGAGATCGGCGAGGGCACAACTGAGGTGCAGTTGATGCTGATCGGACGGGAACTGGGCCTGTGACCGAGCGAAGCGAGGGAACCATCAGCACAGCACCAACGGTCGCAGCGGAGCCGAGCGCCAGCGAGGCGGAGCTGTGACCGAGACAGACGCTCCACGCCGCGTGGTGCAGCGCGGCCTGTGGTTCGAGGAGTTCGAGACCGATGTGGTGTACGAGCACCGGCCGGGCCGGACCATCACCGAGGCCGATAACGTCCTGTTCACCACGCTGACCATGAACACCCAGGCGCTGCACCTGGACGCCGCCTTCAGCGAACAGTTGCCGCCGTTCCACCAGCGCCTGGTGAATTCGATGTTCACCCTGTCCACGCTGATCGGCCTCTCGGTCGCGCAGCTGACCCAGGGCACGATCGTCGCCAACCTGGGCTTCTCCGAGGTCGCCTTCCCGAAGCCGCTGTTCCACGGCGACACCATGTATGCCGAGACGGTGGTCACCGATAAGCGCGAATCCAGGAGCCGTCCGGGCGAGGGCATCCTCACCTTCGCGCACACCGCGCGCAACCAGCATGGCGATATCGTGGCGACGGCGGTACGAAAGACATTGGTACGCAAGGAGCCCGCATGAGTTGGCAATTGCCCGGACCGGCCTGGTTGTTCTGCCCCGCCGACCGCCCCGAACGCTTCGAAAAGGCCGCCGCGGCAGCCGATGTGGTGATCATCGATCTCGAGGACGGGGTCGCGGCCGGCGATAAAGCGGCCGCGCGCAAGGCGCTCGTCGAGACCCCGCTGGATCCCGAGACCACCGTGGTGCGGATCAATGCCGTCGGCACCGACGAGCACGAGCCCGATCTCGCGGCATTGGCGCGGACCGAATATCGGCGGATCATGCTGCCGAAGGCCGAATCCGCCGAACAGCTCGGCTCCCTCACCGACTATGAGGTGATCGCGCTGATCGAATCGCCGCTCGGCGCCATGGCGGTCGGGCGAGCGGTATTGGCGCGCAACGCGATCGGGGTCATGTGGGGTGCGGAAGATCTGGTCGCCGGGCTCGGCGGCAATTCCAGTCGGCATGCCGATGGCAGCTATCGCGATGTGGCACGCCATGTTCGGTCGACCACCCTGCTGGCGGCCAAGGCGTACGGCAAGTTCGCGCTCGACTCGGTGTATCTGAACATCCGCGACCTCGACGGGCTGCGCGCCGAAGCAGTGGACGCGGTCGCGAGCGGCTTCGACGCCAAGGTGGCGATCCATCCGAGCCAGGTGCCGGTCATCCGGGCCGCCTACGCGCCGTCTAATGACGAAATCGATTGGGCTCGAAGGGTACTCGACGAAGTACCGAACCATAGGGGAGTCTTCGCATTCGAAGGCCGCATGGTCGATGCCCCGGTGCTGCGGCATGCCGAGCAGATCGTGCGGCGCGCGAACCACACCTGATTCCCGAAGACTCAGCCAGGAGGTAATGCGGTGCAACCACAATGGGTGCCGACCGAATCAGATATCGCGGAGGCGCGCATCACCGACTTCGCCGGATTCGTGGCTGCGCGCACCGGACAGTCCGCGCCGGATTACCGGTCGCTGTGGCAGTGGTCGGTCGACGATCTGCCCGGCTTCTGGGGTGCGCTGTGGGATTACTTCGAACTCGGCCCGATCGCGGGCGAGGTGCTGGCAAGCGCTGAAATGCCGGGCGCGCAGTGGTTTCCAGGTACCCGGCTGAACTATGTCGATCAGGTCGTACGGCAGTTCCGCACCGATCGACCCGCCATCATCGCAGTCGCCGAGGACACTCCGGTGCGCGAGGTGTCCTGGAGCGAATTGATCGACAGCACCGCGGCATTCGCGCGCACACTGCGCTCGCTCGGCGTGCAGCCGGGTGATCGGGTGGCCGGGTACCTGCCGAATATTCCGGAGTCGGTGATCGCCTTTCTGGCCACCGCGAGCATCGGTGCGGTGTGGAGCGCCTGCGGTCAGGACTATTCGCCCAAAGCGGCGCTGGACCGGCTGGGCCAGCTCGAACCCACCGTGCTGATCACCGCAGACGGCTACCGGTTCGGCGGTAAGACGCATGACAAGCGCGACGATATCGCGGCATTGCGGGCCGGACTCGACACCGTGCAGACGACGGTCGCGGTATCCCAGCTCGGGCTGCCGGTACCGGACGCACTGGCCTGGACCGAGGCGGCCGCCAATACCGAGGCCGTTGTCATCGAAACCGAGACGGTCGATTTCGACCATCCGCTGTGGATCGTCTTCTCCTCCGGCACCACCGGACTGCCCAAGGGCATCGTGCACGGGCACGGTGGCGTCGTGCTGGAACATCTCAAAGCCGTTGCACTGCAGGCAGATATCGGCCCGGAGGACACCTTCTTCTGGTATACCAGCCCGAGTTGGATGATGTGGAACTTCCAGGTCGCCGGACTGCTGGTCGGTGCGACTATTGTCTGCTACGACGGCAGTCCCACCTATCCGACCCCGGATACGCTGTGGCACATCGCTTCTCAGGTCGGCGCGACCGTGCTCGGCACCAGTCCGGGCTACGTGCTCGCCTGCATCAAGGCGGGGGCGGTACCGCGCACCGACCACGACCTCACCGCACTGCGACAGGTCGGCATCACCGGTTCGTCATTGCCGCCCGCATCGGCGGTGTGGTTGGGCGAGAATGTCGGTGACCACGTCCAAGTCGCCTCGATCAGCGGCGGAACGGATGTGGTCTCTGCCTTTATCGGCGGTGCGCGGACCGTACCGACCTGGCCGGGTGAGCTTTCCGCGCCCTATCTGGGTGTCGCACTGGAGGCCTTCGACGCAGACGGTAAGCCGGTTCGCGACGAGGTCGGCGAACTCGTCATCACCAAGCCGATGCCGTCCATGCCGGTGCGCTTTTGGAACGATCCGGACGGAATCCGTTTCCACGACGCGTATTTCGACATGTTCCCCGGCATCTGGCGGCACGGCGACTGGATCACCATCACCGAACGCAACAGCATCGTGGTGCACGGCCGCTCCGACTCCACCCTCAATCGGCACGGCATCCGCATGGGTAGCGCCGACATCTACCAATCCGTCGAGCGCCTCCCCGAAATCACCGAGGCCCTCGTCATCGGCGCCGAACAATCCGACGGCGGCTACTGGATGCCCCTCTTCGTCACCCTCACCCCCGGAACCGACCTCACCGACGACCTGAAAACCCGCATCAACACCACCATCCGCACCGAGGTCTCCCCCCGCCACGTCCCCGACGAAATCATCGTCGCCCCCGGGATTCCGCACACCCGCACCGGCAAGAAGCTCGAGGTACCGATCAAGAAGCTCTTCCAGGGCGCCGACCCCACCCGCGTCGTCGAACGCAGTGCCGTGGACAATCCCGAACTCCTCGACTGGTACGCCAACGTCCGCCCAGCCCAGAACTGAACCAGCAGGCACGCCACCTGTCGGCTCGTCTTCCGCGCCAACCTCGTGATGGCACTCACCGTCGAATGGCTCGAGCGAGTGGAAGACACGTCCTAGGTGGCTGGTGTTTTTCGTGCGGTGACGGCCCGGCTCGAGCAGAATGATCGGGTGACGTTGGGGCAGTCGCCGAGGCAGGCGGATTTGTTGCGGTCGACCGCGAACTTCTGCGAGGGTCGTGTGGCGGAGGGCTCGATTTACGGTGTACTGCACCGTGATTGCTTCCAGTTGTTCCCGGATGAGATGTTCGCCGACCTGTTCACCGATGTCGGGCGGCGTTCGGTGCCGCCGATGATCGTGGCGGTGGTGATGGTGCTGCAACGCATCGAGGGGCTCTCGGATCGGGAAGCGGTGGAACGGTTCGCGTTCGATGCCCGCTGGAAATACGCCGCCGGTGGCTTGGATTTCGACTATCCGGGATTCGTGCACACGGTGCTGGTTGACATGCGGGCCCGGCTGGCCCGCTCGCAGCGGCCCAACCGCATCTTCGACGCCGTGCTGGAGGTGGCGCGCCAGGCTGGTTTGGTGGGTCGTAAACGGGTGCTGGACTCGACCCCGCTCTATGACGCGGTCGCCACGATGGACACCATCACCTTGATCCGGTCGGCGATCCGTGGCCTGCTCGCGGCCGTCGGCGCCGAACTGGCTGCGGCATTGCGGGCGGCGATCACCAGCGACGACGACTACACAGGCACTGCGAAACCCATGATCGACTGGGACGACGAGACCGCTCGTGAGCAGTTGATCGATTCCCGTGCCCGTGACGGGTCGGCGATGCTGACGCTGCTGGACGGGCTCGATCTCGACGAGCGTGTCGGCAAGGCCGCACAACTGCTGGCGACCGTGCTCGGCCAGGACATCACCACCGATGACGACGGGAACTTCCGGATCGTGCGCGGCACGGCAGCCGACCGGGTGATCTCGACCGTTGATCCCGAGACCCGCCACGGGCACAAGACCAGCGCCCGCGGATTCGACGGCTACAAAGGCCATATCGCCGTCGACCCCGATAGCGAGATCATCACCGCCACCACTGTCACCCCCGGCAACAGCAGCGACGCCGACGCCGCCACCGGCCTGCTCGCCGACATACTGCCCTCCGAAGCCGAAGCCGAAGCCGAAGCCGAAGCCGAAGCCGAAGCCGAAGCCGAAGCCGAAGAGGGTGGGGTGGTGGTTTTCGGTGATGCCGCATACGGGGCGGGAGGGTTGCTGAAACGGTTGGACGACAACGGGATTGGCAACCAGATCAAGGTGCAGCCGTCGCCGTCGGTGAAAGGGCATTTCTCCAAGGACCGGTTCAGCATCGACCTGGACCACCGCACGGTGACCTGCCCGGCTGGAGTCACCGCGACGATCGCGGCCCGCACCGGCCGCCACACCGGCGCCGCCTACTTCGGTGCCGCCTGCACCGGGTGCCCGCTGCGCGCGCAGTGCACAACGGCGGCCGGCGGGCGCACGATTACCGTCGGAGCCCACGAAAAATACCTGGCCACCGCCCGCGCCCGGCAGCTGAACCCGGCCTGGAAGGCCGCCTACCGCGCGACCCGCCCCAAGGTGGAACGCAAAATCGGGCACCTGATGCGCCGCCGCCACGGCGGACGCCGCCCTCGTCTGCGTGGACAAGCCAAGATCAGTGCCGACTTCGGGCTGCTCGCCGCCGCGCACAACCTCGCCCGCCTCGCCGTCCTCGGGATCGGCTACAGCACCAGCGGATGGACCACAGCCGCCGCCTGACATTCCGGGCGCACCACAGACAAAGCCCAAATCACCACGGACACAGCCTGATACGACAATCCTGGCACAGTCACCGCCAGCCGCCGTCAACCAACCACGACATACCAGCCCGGCGGCATCACCGCGCCGACAGGCGCGTTCGACACCAGCCACCTAGTGGCCGAAAAGGATGACCCGCATGAGGTGCGCGACTCGCTGCTGCGAGCACAGCGGGTTTTCCGGTCCGAGCCACTGACCGAGGTCGACCACCAGTGCCAGGGCGGCGTGCACCAGCACCCGCGCCTCGGCCGCGGAGAGCTCCGGCCGGACTCCGATGAGCAGCTT
Protein-coding sequences here:
- a CDS encoding acyl-CoA dehydrogenase family protein, which gives rise to MSDFLSTGTLPEDYRDLALTVRDFAKSVVAPVAAEHDANHTFPYEVVAGMADMGLFGLPFPEEYGGMGGDYFALCLALEELGKVDQSVAITLEAGVSLGAMPIYRFGNDKQKQEWLPQLTSGRNLAAFGLTEPGAGSDAGGTRTTAVADSGEWVINGSKQFITNSGTDITKLVTVTAVTGQSGGKKEISTILVPTDTPGFVAEPAYNKVGWNASDTHPLSFTDVRVPEENLLGERGRGYANFLRILDEGRIAIAALSVGAAQGCVDESVRYAKEREAFGQAIGRNQAIAFKIARMEARAHTARTAYYDAAALMLAGKPFKKEASIAKLVASEAAMDNSRDATQIFGGYGFMNEYAVARHYRDSKILEIGEGTTEVQLMLIGRELGL
- a CDS encoding MaoC family dehydratase, with translation MTETDAPRRVVQRGLWFEEFETDVVYEHRPGRTITEADNVLFTTLTMNTQALHLDAAFSEQLPPFHQRLVNSMFTLSTLIGLSVAQLTQGTIVANLGFSEVAFPKPLFHGDTMYAETVVTDKRESRSRPGEGILTFAHTARNQHGDIVATAVRKTLVRKEPA
- a CDS encoding CoA ester lyase gives rise to the protein MSWQLPGPAWLFCPADRPERFEKAAAAADVVIIDLEDGVAAGDKAAARKALVETPLDPETTVVRINAVGTDEHEPDLAALARTEYRRIMLPKAESAEQLGSLTDYEVIALIESPLGAMAVGRAVLARNAIGVMWGAEDLVAGLGGNSSRHADGSYRDVARHVRSTTLLAAKAYGKFALDSVYLNIRDLDGLRAEAVDAVASGFDAKVAIHPSQVPVIRAAYAPSNDEIDWARRVLDEVPNHRGVFAFEGRMVDAPVLRHAEQIVRRANHT
- a CDS encoding acetoacetate--CoA ligase, with product MQPQWVPTESDIAEARITDFAGFVAARTGQSAPDYRSLWQWSVDDLPGFWGALWDYFELGPIAGEVLASAEMPGAQWFPGTRLNYVDQVVRQFRTDRPAIIAVAEDTPVREVSWSELIDSTAAFARTLRSLGVQPGDRVAGYLPNIPESVIAFLATASIGAVWSACGQDYSPKAALDRLGQLEPTVLITADGYRFGGKTHDKRDDIAALRAGLDTVQTTVAVSQLGLPVPDALAWTEAAANTEAVVIETETVDFDHPLWIVFSSGTTGLPKGIVHGHGGVVLEHLKAVALQADIGPEDTFFWYTSPSWMMWNFQVAGLLVGATIVCYDGSPTYPTPDTLWHIASQVGATVLGTSPGYVLACIKAGAVPRTDHDLTALRQVGITGSSLPPASAVWLGENVGDHVQVASISGGTDVVSAFIGGARTVPTWPGELSAPYLGVALEAFDADGKPVRDEVGELVITKPMPSMPVRFWNDPDGIRFHDAYFDMFPGIWRHGDWITITERNSIVVHGRSDSTLNRHGIRMGSADIYQSVERLPEITEALVIGAEQSDGGYWMPLFVTLTPGTDLTDDLKTRINTTIRTEVSPRHVPDEIIVAPGIPHTRTGKKLEVPIKKLFQGADPTRVVERSAVDNPELLDWYANVRPAQN
- a CDS encoding IS1182 family transposase; amino-acid sequence: MTLGQSPRQADLLRSTANFCEGRVAEGSIYGVLHRDCFQLFPDEMFADLFTDVGRRSVPPMIVAVVMVLQRIEGLSDREAVERFAFDARWKYAAGGLDFDYPGFVHTVLVDMRARLARSQRPNRIFDAVLEVARQAGLVGRKRVLDSTPLYDAVATMDTITLIRSAIRGLLAAVGAELAAALRAAITSDDDYTGTAKPMIDWDDETAREQLIDSRARDGSAMLTLLDGLDLDERVGKAAQLLATVLGQDITTDDDGNFRIVRGTAADRVISTVDPETRHGHKTSARGFDGYKGHIAVDPDSEIITATTVTPGNSSDADAATGLLADILPSEAEAEAEAEAEAEAEAEAEEGGVVVFGDAAYGAGGLLKRLDDNGIGNQIKVQPSPSVKGHFSKDRFSIDLDHRTVTCPAGVTATIAARTGRHTGAAYFGAACTGCPLRAQCTTAAGGRTITVGAHEKYLATARARQLNPAWKAAYRATRPKVERKIGHLMRRRHGGRRPRLRGQAKISADFGLLAAAHNLARLAVLGIGYSTSGWTTAAA